A part of Sediminispirochaeta bajacaliforniensis DSM 16054 genomic DNA contains:
- a CDS encoding NYN domain-containing protein, translating into MRKKAVAIIWDLEDVTPSISSTFVKGLLDYVRSYGRISIARVYGDFTKSRFARAAAELHRESFEMVHIPDSAKEEYPDTITGGVIALLALHPHIDQLLLISGRKAFTPLLRQLRTLDLETMVFCDARRADEQLLLLADDFGDFRDLTIVPMEEEESSKDSRPTISMDQSIILLQEAISTIAESGQRPTSDLVRARLKLMNEGFAEKALGFESWNGFLTEAQKRKAIHARFKDNDLILTTPRSPVPEIILSFLKALESSSKIRTSEGRKAKLPDIGKQLSQWGLDYRSHGYSTLKKVADAAAKRGLVLVTLDESNYFLDLTLKGNELLTDRED; encoded by the coding sequence ATGAGGAAAAAGGCCGTTGCAATCATATGGGATTTGGAAGATGTTACCCCGAGCATAAGTTCAACCTTTGTAAAGGGGCTCCTTGACTATGTTCGTAGTTACGGACGCATTTCTATCGCCCGGGTTTATGGTGATTTTACAAAAAGCCGCTTTGCCCGTGCAGCGGCGGAACTGCATCGGGAATCCTTCGAGATGGTTCATATTCCGGATTCGGCAAAAGAAGAGTACCCCGATACGATAACGGGAGGTGTCATCGCTCTTTTGGCGCTCCATCCCCATATTGATCAGCTCCTGCTCATCAGCGGCAGAAAGGCCTTTACCCCGCTTCTCAGGCAACTTCGTACCCTCGATCTCGAAACGATGGTTTTCTGTGATGCACGGAGGGCGGATGAGCAGTTACTGCTGCTCGCCGATGATTTTGGAGACTTTCGGGACCTCACCATCGTTCCGATGGAAGAAGAAGAAAGCAGCAAAGATAGTCGGCCGACCATCAGTATGGATCAATCGATCATCCTGCTTCAGGAGGCCATCTCCACCATTGCGGAAAGCGGCCAACGACCGACTTCGGATCTGGTAAGGGCCCGGCTGAAATTAATGAATGAAGGCTTTGCCGAAAAAGCGCTGGGATTTGAGTCATGGAACGGTTTTCTTACCGAAGCGCAGAAGCGAAAAGCAATCCATGCACGATTTAAGGATAACGATCTTATCTTGACGACACCTCGTTCCCCCGTCCCTGAAATTATTCTTTCGTTTTTAAAGGCTCTGGAATCATCAAGCAAAATCAGAACAAGCGAGGGAAGAAAGGCAAAGCTCCCCGATATAGGAAAGCAATTGAGTCAATGGGGCCTGGATTATCGGAGCCATGGCTATTCCACGCTGAAAAAGGTAGCCGATGCAGCTGCGAAACGGGGCTTGGTGCTGGTGACACTGGATGAAAGTAACTATTTTCTTGATCTGACGTTGAAGGGGAACGAACTACTTACTGATCGCGAAGATTAA
- a CDS encoding hybrid sensor histidine kinase/response regulator, giving the protein MKPLSYGAFALVFFYAYLAYLILRHNPASLLNRLVALLLTDFAFWALYTTFSTAVEDYAFALSLYKVFSPLWHMFPGIALHIALHVHGFDRKIPGPLRYLLLYVPGCITAWGYYRFVFVGLEMNRWYLMGIIDTSSAWFYLYNAYLLLYVGASITLLLLRGYRSGIHRIKIQSRYLGWSMTISLLLGLCSNALLPSLGIEFPFMAIYWNTIWAVGLSVAVTRYGFSRITASLAVSQLLAQVRDFLLILDTEGDIFTASDFLCHRLRLSEAELKGRSVAVVIEDASFFSRVRKRFSAGAGLFQEEIVIRSVPVLMNISPMYSREGELLGYLCVGHDVRHLRKLRETLRKFEGFIQNALDGIVLTDEQGLISHWNRGMELVTGSMHREMVGKPLWEAADRVVAGENDRQPVFEGAIRSVLREGSAPWLGVLHDLTIQRSDGGMRLVQVKPFLVSTNRGYILSFIIRDVTEYQQMQDERVRLIQQLADAQRLKAIGTLAGGLAHNFNNILGGLYGSLSLLRSVVENWPVDRAEVLDRIDDMEILSRRGAEVVRHLLSISGGRRREYQRIDLVPVVEAVLLMCRNSFDKSVTIKKELPDHAEVLGEPSELEQLLLNLAINGLHAMTIMRQERSQWGGKLLIALRKTDQGCLLVVEDQGVGIDDETIKQMFDPFFTTKEEGFGTGFGLSMVQRIVRDLGAKIDVTSTVGVGTRFAILFPQIEEARLLSIDASEGSSSDEPLVSPHACPGKMILLVDDEAPVRITTGKILERAGYRILTAENGKEAIALHQRMGHHIALTILDLTMPGLSGLETMRQLKEIDPEVMILLTSGGYTAILSHPIIAKPYTPEELLSRVADMIRIGTIEEEKR; this is encoded by the coding sequence GTGAAACCTCTGTCGTATGGAGCCTTTGCTCTTGTCTTTTTTTATGCCTACCTTGCTTACCTGATACTTCGGCACAACCCTGCTTCCCTTCTTAATCGGCTTGTTGCCCTGCTTTTGACCGATTTTGCGTTTTGGGCCCTCTACACGACATTCAGCACTGCGGTTGAAGATTATGCCTTCGCTCTGAGCCTGTATAAGGTTTTCTCTCCCCTCTGGCATATGTTCCCCGGAATTGCCCTCCATATCGCCCTCCATGTGCATGGATTTGATCGAAAAATTCCGGGGCCCCTGCGTTATCTCCTGCTTTATGTTCCCGGTTGTATAACGGCCTGGGGCTATTACCGCTTTGTTTTCGTCGGTTTGGAGATGAACCGCTGGTATCTCATGGGCATCATAGATACCTCATCTGCCTGGTTTTACCTCTATAATGCATATCTTTTGCTTTATGTAGGGGCCTCAATTACCCTCTTGCTTCTTCGGGGATATAGAAGTGGAATCCACCGAATCAAGATTCAGTCCCGCTACCTCGGCTGGTCGATGACGATTAGCCTTCTGTTGGGGCTCTGCTCCAATGCTTTGCTCCCCTCTCTTGGCATTGAGTTTCCCTTTATGGCAATTTACTGGAATACGATCTGGGCCGTCGGGCTCTCTGTGGCCGTCACCCGGTACGGTTTTTCCCGTATTACTGCCAGCCTTGCTGTTTCCCAGCTCCTTGCCCAAGTTCGGGATTTCCTTCTTATTCTGGATACAGAGGGGGATATTTTTACTGCCAGCGATTTTTTGTGCCACCGGCTTCGGCTTTCCGAAGCTGAGCTGAAGGGGCGTTCCGTTGCCGTTGTCATTGAAGATGCCTCTTTCTTCTCTCGCGTCCGCAAGCGTTTTTCGGCAGGAGCCGGCCTGTTTCAGGAAGAGATTGTGATCCGGTCCGTTCCCGTTCTCATGAACATATCGCCGATGTATTCCCGGGAGGGAGAACTTCTGGGATACCTTTGCGTCGGTCATGATGTACGGCATCTTCGCAAGTTGCGTGAGACCCTCCGGAAATTCGAGGGATTTATCCAGAACGCCCTGGACGGGATTGTTCTTACCGATGAGCAGGGGCTTATCAGCCACTGGAATCGTGGCATGGAGCTGGTAACGGGAAGTATGCACAGGGAGATGGTGGGGAAGCCCCTGTGGGAAGCTGCAGATCGGGTGGTAGCGGGAGAGAATGATCGGCAGCCTGTATTTGAAGGGGCCATTCGTTCCGTGCTCAGGGAGGGATCGGCCCCCTGGCTCGGCGTCCTGCACGATTTGACCATCCAGAGGAGCGATGGCGGAATGCGTCTCGTCCAGGTAAAGCCTTTTCTTGTTTCAACCAATAGGGGTTATATCCTTTCCTTCATTATTCGTGACGTGACGGAGTATCAACAGATGCAGGATGAGCGGGTCCGTCTGATCCAGCAGCTTGCCGATGCCCAACGCCTTAAGGCAATCGGAACCCTTGCCGGCGGATTGGCCCACAACTTCAATAATATCCTTGGCGGTCTCTACGGTTCTCTTAGTCTTCTTCGAAGTGTCGTTGAAAACTGGCCCGTGGACAGAGCCGAGGTTCTTGATCGAATAGACGATATGGAAATCCTTTCCCGGAGGGGGGCAGAGGTCGTACGCCACCTTCTCTCCATTTCCGGTGGCCGCCGGAGGGAGTATCAGCGGATCGATCTTGTCCCTGTGGTGGAGGCAGTACTTCTTATGTGTCGAAATAGTTTTGACAAAAGTGTGACCATCAAAAAAGAGCTTCCCGACCATGCAGAGGTCCTGGGTGAGCCTTCCGAACTCGAACAGCTGTTACTTAATCTTGCCATCAACGGCTTGCACGCCATGACGATTATGCGACAAGAACGGTCGCAGTGGGGCGGAAAACTATTGATTGCCTTACGAAAAACGGACCAGGGTTGCCTGCTTGTTGTTGAGGATCAGGGAGTAGGGATAGACGATGAAACGATTAAACAGATGTTCGATCCCTTTTTTACCACCAAAGAGGAGGGGTTCGGTACCGGGTTCGGCCTTTCGATGGTACAACGGATCGTCCGGGATCTTGGTGCAAAGATTGATGTCACATCGACTGTTGGCGTCGGAACACGTTTCGCCATCCTTTTTCCCCAAATTGAAGAGGCCAGACTGCTATCCATCGATGCCTCGGAAGGTTCTTCTTCCGATGAACCCCTTGTTTCTCCCCATGCCTGTCCCGGCAAGATGATACTGCTTGTGGATGATGAGGCTCCTGTTCGGATTACAACCGGCAAGATCCTCGAACGGGCGGGATACCGGATTCTGACGGCAGAGAACGGCAAAGAGGCGATTGCCTTGCACCAACGGATGGGGCATCACATTGCTCTTACGATTCTTGATCTCACTATGCCGGGGCTTTCAGGTCTCGAGACCATGAGACAACTGAAGGAGATCGATCCTGAGGTCATGATTCTTTTGACCAGCGGCGGTTATACCGCTATATTGTCGCATCCGATTATTGCAAAGCCATACACGCCGGAAGAGTTGCTATCGCGTGTGGCCGATATGATACGAATCGGGACGATCGAGGAAGAAAAGAGGTAG
- a CDS encoding TetR/AcrR family transcriptional regulator, translating into MKDRKQTEEQILTALDRLFLSKGFTGLGVNAVAKEAGVSKVLIYRYFGGIDELLETWALRNSYWIGGMKRPVPLDDPKQTAQYIFREYIADLREHPVKREILRWFLAERTELGIKVMRKIEQEGLAFTRWLVDQFPHNHTADLEALVALLTTGISYLVLLSDRADVYNGVDLKSQEGWDRIFSVLERIIEDSFT; encoded by the coding sequence ATGAAGGATCGAAAGCAGACGGAAGAGCAAATTCTTACCGCCTTGGATCGGCTTTTTCTCTCTAAAGGTTTTACCGGATTGGGGGTGAATGCGGTTGCCAAGGAAGCAGGTGTATCAAAGGTTCTCATCTATCGTTATTTTGGGGGCATTGATGAGCTGTTGGAGACATGGGCACTGCGAAACAGCTATTGGATCGGGGGAATGAAGCGTCCCGTTCCGCTTGACGATCCCAAACAGACGGCTCAGTATATCTTTCGTGAGTATATTGCCGATCTTCGGGAACACCCGGTGAAGCGTGAAATTTTACGCTGGTTTTTGGCGGAGAGAACCGAGCTTGGGATCAAGGTGATGCGGAAGATCGAACAGGAAGGGCTTGCCTTTACCCGTTGGCTTGTGGATCAGTTTCCCCATAATCATACCGCGGATCTTGAGGCCCTTGTCGCTCTTCTCACTACCGGTATTTCCTACCTTGTACTCCTTTCCGATCGGGCCGATGTCTATAACGGCGTTGATCTGAAGAGTCAGGAGGGATGGGATCGGATATTCTCCGTCCTCGAACGTATCATTGAGGATAGCTTTACATAA
- a CDS encoding flavodoxin family protein, whose amino-acid sequence MEALMLYGSPRRNGVSSQILDYLGRLLQEQDVAVRTAFLYKEEIKPCVGCLCCRPDKSCVLPRDGGHTIAEWIEVADILIVGTPTYWGNMSGPMKTLFDRCVPVFEYIDGVTIKRRQKGKKAVIVTASAAPFPVNLLRSQGRGTISSLRTILSAGGYRIIGTIHVAASASFDKRKKRIFKRLHRLFPL is encoded by the coding sequence GTGGAAGCACTCATGTTGTACGGGAGCCCTCGGAGAAACGGGGTAAGCTCTCAAATTCTTGATTACCTTGGAAGATTGCTGCAGGAACAGGATGTTGCTGTTCGTACGGCGTTTCTGTACAAGGAAGAAATTAAGCCTTGCGTCGGGTGCCTTTGTTGTCGGCCCGACAAGAGCTGTGTTCTTCCCCGGGACGGCGGCCATACTATTGCCGAATGGATAGAGGTTGCCGATATCTTGATTGTCGGTACGCCTACCTACTGGGGTAATATGAGCGGGCCGATGAAAACGCTTTTTGACCGTTGTGTTCCCGTATTTGAGTACATCGACGGAGTGACGATCAAACGGCGTCAGAAGGGAAAAAAGGCGGTGATTGTCACCGCTTCCGCTGCCCCCTTTCCGGTAAACCTCCTTCGTTCCCAGGGCCGGGGAACAATCTCTTCCCTCAGAACCATTCTATCTGCCGGGGGATACCGGATCATCGGAACAATACATGTGGCCGCTTCCGCAAGCTTTGACAAGCGGAAAAAAAGGATTTTCAAGAGACTTCATCGCCTGTTTCCTCTATAG
- a CDS encoding MerR family transcriptional regulator: MRISEISEKHHISQDTLRYYERIGLLPPVNRKRGGIRDYTEEDERWVEFVTCMRGAGLSIEALIEYVSLCQQGDKTSTERKALLVGQRDVLISKIEELKKTLARLEKKIDSYERVLLKKERSMGGFGEEIQDA; this comes from the coding sequence GTGCGGATTTCTGAAATAAGCGAAAAACATCACATTTCCCAGGATACGCTCAGATACTATGAACGCATCGGTTTGCTTCCTCCTGTAAACAGAAAACGCGGAGGAATTCGCGATTATACCGAGGAAGATGAGCGATGGGTCGAGTTTGTAACCTGTATGCGGGGGGCGGGACTTTCCATTGAGGCATTGATCGAATACGTCAGCTTGTGCCAGCAAGGGGACAAAACCAGTACCGAACGCAAGGCCCTTCTCGTCGGGCAACGGGATGTTCTCATTTCGAAGATTGAGGAATTAAAAAAGACTCTGGCACGCCTAGAGAAGAAAATAGACAGCTATGAACGAGTTTTGCTTAAGAAAGAGCGCTCGATGGGCGGCTTCGGTGAGGAGATCCAGGATGCATGA
- a CDS encoding aldo/keto reductase, whose protein sequence is MIRRRDSAEKTPPTMLLKEKGDQKRIFNEQLEKCGVDYFDYYLLHNLTISHYEIAKIFDSFSFVRKMQAEGKIGEVGFSFHDRTQLLDKILMDHPEMDFVQLQINYVDWENESIQSGWRIHGAKRHVEYGATARQYRIHGCLQKDLAGRTKRYRRCGRI, encoded by the coding sequence ATGATACGCAGAAGAGATTCCGCAGAAAAAACGCCGCCGACCATGCTTTTGAAAGAAAAGGGAGATCAGAAGCGAATCTTCAACGAGCAACTCGAGAAATGTGGTGTGGATTATTTTGATTATTATCTTTTACATAACCTCACAATCTCTCATTACGAGATAGCGAAGATATTCGACAGCTTTTCGTTTGTCCGAAAGATGCAGGCGGAGGGAAAAATCGGGGAGGTCGGCTTTTCTTTCCATGACCGGACCCAATTGCTGGATAAAATTCTCATGGATCATCCCGAGATGGATTTCGTACAGTTGCAGATTAATTACGTCGACTGGGAGAATGAGAGCATCCAGTCTGGATGGCGTATTCATGGTGCTAAGCGGCATGTCGAGTATGGAGCAACTGCTCGACAATACCGCATACATGGATGCCTTCAGAAAGATCTCGCCGGAAGAACGAAAAGGTATAGAAGGTGTGGTCGGATCTGA
- a CDS encoding 4Fe-4S dicluster domain-containing protein has protein sequence MWSDLINAPLAVPCAACRYCEDGCLQNIAIPEYFALLNEEKRAGTKGFSIQRVYYGNYAQTFGKASDCIACGNCEESCPQHIPIMNVLKEVASNFEEKPSRA, from the coding sequence GTGTGGTCGGATCTGATCAATGCACCACTTGCGGTTCCCTGCGCCGCCTGCCGTTATTGTGAGGATGGCTGTCTGCAGAACATCGCGATACCGGAGTATTTTGCCCTTCTTAACGAGGAAAAGCGGGCGGGAACGAAGGGCTTTTCCATTCAGCGGGTGTATTACGGAAATTACGCGCAGACCTTTGGAAAGGCTTCGGACTGTATTGCTTGCGGAAACTGTGAAGAGAGCTGCCCCCAGCACATTCCCATCATGAACGTGCTGAAGGAGGTTGCCTCGAATTTCGAGGAGAAGCCTTCCCGGGCCTAA
- a CDS encoding LacI family DNA-binding transcriptional regulator has product MSQDVTILDVARAARLSKSTVSRVLSGNSYGVSSDAIERVEEAVRRLGYVRNTLASSMRTNRSKTILLIIPDITNSFWAEVARGVQDRFDSEGYSVVMANSDWEADRERRYIQLARMNRVDAVLINAPDIDMIELSGVKCPVVLLGERKGRGGFPVVGTDTFGAVTEALEYLYRLGHRDIALVHHDRLDSEGYGSSRLKAFRAFLNGKGLEDRDDRIFTVPLVRESGVEIARTLSTMDKRPSAMIAGNDLVAVGFLQEARRNGITVPRDISVIGIDDIPSATMISPALTTIGKPKLEIGRMAAEIVLKMLAGVQVDPVTLLPAQLIIRETTRQREA; this is encoded by the coding sequence ATGTCACAGGATGTAACAATTCTTGATGTTGCAAGGGCGGCGAGACTTTCGAAAAGTACTGTTAGCCGGGTTCTTTCCGGCAACAGCTATGGCGTCAGTTCCGATGCGATAGAACGAGTGGAAGAGGCTGTTAGGCGTCTGGGATATGTCCGGAACACCCTTGCATCCAGTATGCGGACCAATAGGTCGAAAACTATTCTCCTGATTATTCCGGATATCACCAACAGCTTTTGGGCTGAGGTTGCCCGGGGCGTGCAGGATCGCTTCGACAGCGAGGGCTACAGTGTCGTCATGGCCAACAGCGATTGGGAGGCGGATCGCGAACGACGCTATATCCAGCTCGCACGGATGAACAGGGTTGATGCGGTTTTAATCAACGCACCGGACATTGATATGATCGAACTCTCCGGGGTGAAGTGCCCTGTTGTTCTCCTCGGTGAACGAAAGGGAAGGGGAGGCTTTCCCGTGGTTGGGACCGATACCTTTGGAGCTGTAACCGAGGCATTGGAGTATCTGTATCGCCTTGGGCACCGGGACATCGCCCTTGTTCATCACGATCGTCTGGATAGCGAGGGGTACGGCAGCAGCCGCTTAAAGGCCTTTCGGGCTTTTTTGAACGGAAAGGGACTTGAAGACCGGGATGATCGAATTTTCACCGTCCCCCTTGTCAGGGAAAGCGGGGTCGAGATCGCTCGAACCCTTTCGACCATGGACAAGCGGCCAAGCGCCATGATAGCGGGAAACGATTTGGTTGCCGTGGGGTTCCTTCAGGAGGCGCGGCGTAACGGAATCACGGTTCCCCGCGATATATCCGTCATCGGTATCGACGATATTCCATCGGCGACGATGATCAGCCCGGCCTTGACTACCATTGGAAAGCCGAAGCTCGAAATCGGAAGGATGGCTGCGGAGATTGTTTTGAAGATGCTTGCCGGTGTGCAGGTCGATCCCGTCACCCTTCTTCCTGCGCAGCTGATTATACGTGAAACAACAAGGCAAAGAGAGGCTTAG
- a CDS encoding ADP-ribosylglycohydrolase family protein, whose protein sequence is MNRRELLADRQLYLSRAAGALIGLAVGDAVGDIGRDQEYRKQYGMIVSLYPGAKSTDDTEFGFLTARTLIDCGGDITPDAVWNSWKRNIVDRGGMKKRGGRPLYGAVRNIERGIRPPQSGIDNTMNDDDGAAMRMAPIGIFAAGDVQEAGRLAEIDACVSHHRDGIWAAKAVAAAIAAAMVGMDPVEVVETARKMVPDDSWLGRSLDRALNLCRSAGEMLDIWEELHTEFWAAEHASSAEAIPQALAIYYMAGKNMRRALFWAANFGRDADTIAAVVCALVGASHGVEAFPETWVEQVRRADGVCLGFVEDEDALSLAEELVDLAISREASGR, encoded by the coding sequence ATGAATCGAAGAGAACTACTCGCAGACAGGCAGCTCTATCTTTCCAGAGCCGCAGGGGCCCTGATCGGATTGGCTGTCGGAGACGCTGTCGGAGATATTGGCCGGGATCAGGAATATCGAAAGCAGTACGGGATGATCGTCTCCCTCTACCCGGGGGCAAAGAGCACCGACGATACCGAATTCGGTTTTCTCACCGCCCGTACCCTCATAGATTGCGGAGGAGATATCACTCCCGATGCGGTATGGAACTCCTGGAAGCGTAACATCGTCGATCGGGGCGGCATGAAAAAACGGGGCGGCAGGCCCCTCTACGGTGCCGTCCGTAACATCGAGCGGGGAATCCGTCCCCCTCAGTCGGGGATCGACAACACCATGAACGATGACGACGGCGCTGCCATGCGTATGGCTCCCATCGGAATCTTTGCAGCCGGCGATGTGCAGGAGGCCGGCCGCCTCGCGGAGATCGATGCCTGCGTTAGCCATCATCGCGACGGTATCTGGGCGGCAAAGGCCGTTGCCGCAGCCATCGCCGCGGCCATGGTCGGCATGGATCCCGTGGAGGTCGTCGAGACGGCACGGAAAATGGTTCCCGATGACAGCTGGCTGGGGCGTTCCCTCGACCGTGCATTGAACCTGTGCCGCAGTGCAGGGGAGATGCTTGATATCTGGGAAGAGCTTCATACCGAATTTTGGGCTGCCGAGCATGCATCCAGTGCGGAGGCCATTCCTCAGGCCCTTGCCATCTATTATATGGCCGGGAAGAATATGCGCCGTGCCCTTTTCTGGGCTGCAAACTTCGGCAGGGATGCCGATACCATTGCTGCGGTGGTTTGTGCACTGGTAGGCGCCTCCCATGGGGTGGAGGCCTTTCCCGAAACCTGGGTGGAGCAGGTCCGCCGGGCCGACGGGGTTTGCCTCGGCTTTGTCGAAGACGAAGATGCCCTGAGCCTTGCCGAAGAACTTGTGGATCTTGCAATTTCCCGGGAGGCATCCGGAAGATGA
- a CDS encoding CoA-binding protein: MSVYRSLSPLFSPASLAHVGASERGTYPAEIFQNLLEWKGRLYPVNPSRSEIFSVPAYPSVSALPEVPELALVTVARQRVIPVVEECIACGVKAVVLISAGFAEADDYGRSLQRRLKELSSRIRIIGPNCAGLADVKNSFIMTRLFAKPRRGGVSFVSSSGALMMALFGSFTGRGIGLRYLASLGNQVDVCMEEVMDYYLDDPETTVLTAFIEGVGSGDSFVRLLQKAGRKRIPLVAVKSGRSELGSRIAATHTASLASSGRVFEEVFRQYGAILVDSPAQMLDVALLADTIGPPAGGRIGVISQSGGAASLTADLFSRYGCFSLPPIPKSLELRLRRIEGIPDYARLLNPLDARGDAMRGEEIASLITAMGEGGSWDLLMLLFAKNPNREVEAQTVQGILAARKQMKLPIVVVWIGEGDGGPDASQAFSMLKDSGIPLFHDPQPAVAALAALLRWSQMHKDGEDGA; this comes from the coding sequence ATGAGTGTGTACAGATCCCTATCCCCTCTGTTTTCGCCCGCCTCCCTCGCCCATGTGGGAGCCAGCGAGCGGGGAACTTATCCCGCGGAAATTTTTCAGAATCTGCTCGAATGGAAGGGCAGGCTGTATCCCGTTAATCCGTCCAGGAGCGAAATCTTTTCCGTTCCTGCATATCCCTCGGTTTCGGCCCTGCCCGAGGTGCCGGAACTTGCCCTTGTCACCGTCGCACGTCAGCGGGTAATCCCTGTGGTGGAAGAGTGCATCGCCTGCGGTGTGAAGGCTGTGGTCCTTATATCGGCAGGCTTTGCCGAGGCCGACGATTACGGCCGCTCCCTTCAAAGGCGGCTGAAGGAGCTTTCCTCCCGGATTCGCATCATAGGGCCCAACTGTGCGGGCCTTGCAGATGTCAAAAACAGTTTTATCATGACCCGGCTCTTTGCTAAACCGCGCAGGGGCGGGGTGAGTTTTGTGTCCTCCAGCGGGGCGCTGATGATGGCGCTCTTCGGCAGTTTCACCGGACGGGGAATCGGTCTGCGCTATCTGGCCAGTCTTGGTAATCAGGTCGACGTCTGTATGGAGGAGGTGATGGATTATTACCTGGACGATCCTGAAACCACGGTACTGACCGCCTTTATCGAGGGGGTCGGCTCGGGCGATTCCTTTGTTCGCCTCCTGCAAAAGGCTGGACGGAAGCGGATACCCCTGGTTGCGGTAAAATCGGGAAGAAGTGAGCTCGGCAGCAGGATCGCCGCCACCCATACCGCATCCCTTGCCTCTTCCGGGCGGGTCTTCGAAGAGGTTTTCAGGCAGTACGGAGCAATCTTGGTCGATTCTCCTGCACAGATGCTGGATGTTGCCCTTCTCGCGGATACCATCGGCCCGCCTGCCGGTGGGCGGATCGGTGTCATCAGCCAGTCGGGGGGAGCCGCCAGTCTCACCGCGGACCTGTTTTCCCGCTATGGTTGTTTTTCCCTGCCTCCCATTCCTAAATCCCTGGAGCTGCGGCTGCGCAGGATAGAGGGTATTCCCGACTACGCCCGGCTTCTCAACCCCTTAGATGCCAGGGGAGATGCCATGAGGGGTGAGGAGATCGCTTCGCTTATCACCGCCATGGGAGAAGGCGGGAGTTGGGATCTGCTCATGCTTCTTTTCGCCAAGAATCCCAATCGGGAGGTAGAGGCCCAGACGGTTCAGGGAATTCTTGCGGCAAGAAAGCAAATGAAGCTTCCTATCGTCGTTGTCTGGATCGGCGAGGGGGACGGCGGTCCAGACGCTTCGCAGGCTTTTTCCATGCTGAAAGATTCGGGCATCCCTCTTTTTCATGATCCCCAGCCGGCGGTCGCTGCTCTTGCAGCCCTCCTTCGTTGGTCGCAGATGCACAAAGACGGGGAGGATGGTGCATGA
- a CDS encoding acetate--CoA ligase family protein → MNNILDWKSSEGLLSSWSLPFIPTISANGPDEAAKAAQDIGFPVALKAISPLMTHKSDHGLVHLNLAGANEVRNTCRKMAGIEGLETFLVQKMADRGLEMIAGIIRDPLFGPVVLFGPGGILVDLLDDSRMLRPPFREIDVRTCLREMKSHPLLNGYRGGKPLDIQALVGTLMRLGELALSLPKHIGSVDFNPVIVHDKGLSMVDLRISVTDGGAENE, encoded by the coding sequence ATGAACAACATACTTGACTGGAAAAGTAGCGAAGGACTTCTTTCTTCCTGGTCTCTTCCCTTTATTCCCACGATATCGGCAAACGGGCCGGACGAGGCGGCGAAGGCTGCGCAGGACATCGGCTTTCCGGTGGCGCTAAAGGCTATCTCTCCCCTCATGACCCACAAAAGCGACCACGGCCTGGTCCATCTCAATCTGGCCGGGGCGAATGAAGTACGCAATACCTGTCGGAAGATGGCGGGAATCGAAGGCCTCGAAACCTTCCTGGTTCAGAAAATGGCGGACAGGGGCTTGGAAATGATCGCCGGTATTATTCGTGATCCCCTTTTCGGGCCCGTGGTGCTTTTCGGACCAGGGGGAATCCTTGTCGACCTCCTTGACGACAGCCGCATGCTTCGGCCCCCTTTTCGGGAGATTGATGTGCGCACATGTCTGAGGGAGATGAAAAGCCATCCGCTTTTGAATGGGTATCGGGGAGGTAAGCCTCTCGATATCCAGGCATTGGTAGGAACCCTTATGAGATTGGGGGAACTTGCCCTTTCCCTGCCGAAGCATATCGGCTCCGTGGACTTTAACCCTGTGATTGTGCACGACAAGGGGCTTTCTATGGTCGACCTTCGTATATCGGTTACCGATGGAGGTGCAGAGAATGAGTGA